One genomic segment of Terriglobia bacterium includes these proteins:
- a CDS encoding SDR family oxidoreductase, with protein MNHLITGAASGIGFELARTLLARGDAVLACDVNTAPMDQLRPHAAAPGHLQITQLDVRDPAQWESAMLTASRLWPRIDTVMNVAGVMHVDALADIQNSDVDLHLDVNTKGTIFGTQAAFRVMRNQAPDDRQGRGHIINIASLAGLAPLPGLALYCASKFAVRGYSLAVAGELKQLGISLTVICPDAVASPMTAPLAHKPAAALVFTGARLLRVDEVVRAIVERALVKRPVEIALPRRRALLAKVAGGWPAVASLLTGRMTRLGKRKQARLP; from the coding sequence ATGAACCACTTGATCACCGGAGCCGCCAGCGGGATCGGCTTTGAGCTGGCGCGAACACTTCTCGCCCGCGGAGACGCCGTCCTGGCTTGCGACGTCAACACTGCGCCCATGGACCAACTTCGTCCGCACGCCGCCGCCCCGGGCCACTTGCAAATCACGCAACTCGACGTCCGCGATCCCGCGCAGTGGGAGTCGGCCATGCTAACGGCCTCACGCCTGTGGCCGCGGATTGACACCGTCATGAACGTCGCAGGAGTCATGCACGTGGACGCCCTCGCCGACATCCAGAACAGTGACGTGGACCTGCATCTGGACGTCAACACCAAAGGCACCATCTTCGGGACGCAAGCGGCTTTTCGCGTGATGCGCAACCAGGCCCCCGACGACCGCCAGGGCCGCGGCCACATCATCAACATTGCGTCCTTGGCAGGCTTGGCGCCTCTGCCCGGCCTGGCCCTGTATTGCGCGTCCAAGTTTGCGGTGCGCGGCTACTCGCTCGCCGTGGCCGGCGAACTCAAGCAGCTCGGCATCTCGCTGACCGTGATCTGCCCCGACGCGGTGGCCTCGCCCATGACCGCGCCGCTCGCGCACAAACCGGCGGCCGCACTGGTCTTCACCGGAGCGCGCCTCTTGCGCGTGGACGAAGTGGTCCGGGCCATCGTGGAACGCGCGCTGGTCAAGCGTCCCGTGGAAATCGCCCTCCCGCGCCGCCGCGCCCTGCTGGCGAAAGTGGCCGGCGGTTGGCCCGCCGTGGCCAGCCTGCTGACCGGCCGCATGACGCGCTTGGGGAAGCGCAAGCAGGCACGCTTGCCGTAA
- a CDS encoding DNA-3-methyladenine glycosylase I produces the protein MSSRLRCHWATTPAMIAYHDKEWGVPQHNDHVLFEFLILEGAQAGLSWSTILAKREAYRKAFSAFDPVKVARYTPARTAKLLKNPGIVRNRLKIKSAVQNAKAFLLVQKEFGSFDRYIWQFVGGTPIKNSRRSMKSLPAETAESRAMSKDLKKRGFNFVGPTVCYAFMQAVGMVNDHLVNCWKYKPTNR, from the coding sequence ATGTCCTCCCGACTTCGCTGCCACTGGGCCACCACGCCCGCCATGATCGCCTACCACGACAAAGAGTGGGGTGTTCCCCAGCACAACGACCATGTCCTCTTCGAATTCCTCATCCTTGAAGGCGCCCAGGCCGGCCTGAGCTGGTCCACCATCCTGGCCAAGCGCGAAGCTTACCGCAAAGCCTTCAGCGCGTTTGATCCCGTAAAAGTCGCGCGCTATACGCCGGCGCGGACCGCAAAGCTGCTCAAAAATCCGGGCATCGTGCGCAACCGGCTCAAGATCAAATCCGCCGTACAGAACGCCAAAGCCTTTCTGCTAGTGCAGAAGGAGTTCGGCAGCTTTGACCGCTACATCTGGCAATTTGTGGGCGGCACGCCGATCAAGAACTCCCGGCGCAGCATGAAAAGCCTTCCCGCCGAAACCGCGGAATCCCGCGCCATGAGCAAAGATCTGAAGAAGCGCGGCTTCAACTTCGTTGGACCGACCGTTTGCTACGCCTTCATGCAAGCCGTGGGGATGGTGAACGACCACCTGGTGAACTGCTGGAAGTACAAGCCAACGAACCGTTGA